In one Nicotiana sylvestris chromosome 8, ASM39365v2, whole genome shotgun sequence genomic region, the following are encoded:
- the LOC138875389 gene encoding uncharacterized protein, protein MAAPPSFEEGQSTYRPPRFNGQYYGWWKTRMHDFIMAKDSVMWDIICDGPYVPMKKLEVTGPLVPKGRREYNDTDRKAVEKNYRAKKILMCGVGPDEYNGVSACDTSKQIWEALQTAHERTTQVKQSKIDMLTTEYELFRMKDDESIQDMHTRFTSIKNELHSFGYFIPRNKLVRKILNVLPGSWESKVNAIMEAKDLQTLTMDELIGNLKTYEMKRKKYSERKEPNKEKNMVLKAERSDSSDEDSDMAYLTKRFQKMV, encoded by the coding sequence atggctgctccaccaagctttgaagaaggacaatcaacctatagacctcccagattcaatggtcaatactatGGATGGTGGAAGACTCGGATGCATGACTTCATAATGGCTAAAGATTCAGTTATGtgggacatcatttgtgatggtccatATGTTCCCATGAAGAAACTTGAAGTAACAGGACCATTGGTGCCCAAAGGGAGAAGAGAGTACAATGACACTGACAGAAAAGCTGTTgaaaagaactatcgtgccaagaaaatcttgatgtgtggcgtaggacctgatgagtacaatGGAGTATCAGCGTGTGATACTTCCAAACAAATATGGGAAGCCTTACAAACTGCACACGAAAGAACCACTCAAGTCAAACAATCCAAGATCGACATGCTCACCACTGAatatgagctcttcaggatgaaggatgatgagtccatacaagatatgcacaccagattcacctccatcaAAAATGAGCTTCACTCATTTGGATAtttcattcccagaaacaagcttgtaagaaAAATTCTCAATGTTCTACCTGggtcttgggaaagtaaggtaaatgccatcatggaagctaaagatctacagactctgaccatggatgagctgattggtaatctgaaaacatatgagatgaaaagaaagaaatacaGTGAAAGAAAAGAGCCCAATAAGGAAAAGAACATGGTGCTTAAGGCTGAAAGGAGTGActcaagtgatgaagatagtgacatggcctatcttacGAAGAGATTTCAAAAAATGGTTTGA
- the LOC138875390 gene encoding uncharacterized protein, producing the protein MRGHIQRYCHVSCEGAGRGTTQLSSLAAATSSATSPARGTPVPAGRGAAMDGAQSLGGPGRFYAMSGRQTAKASTNIVTSILTVQILDVYALIDPGSTLSYVTLFVAMEFGIKPNQLHEQFSVSTPVGESITVSRVYRGCVVTVRGRDTTTDLIELGMVDFDVIMRMDWLYSCFAKLDCRTRTMRLEFPNEPVGECMRDNVVPKGWFISYLKATKMIKKGCIYHLVWVTDTNAEAPSLESVLVVNEFSGIFPDELPGIPPDREINIGIDVMLGT; encoded by the coding sequence atgaggggtcatattCAGAGGTATTGTCATGTATCCTGCGAGGGAGCGGGTAGGGGCACAACACAGTTATCCAGTCTAGCAGCTGCTACATCTTCAGCCACTTCTCCAGCACGAGGTACCCCAGTACCCGCAGGGCGTGGTGCAGCTATGGATGGTGCGCAGAGTTTAGGAGGACCCGGccggttctatgctatgagtggtcgtCAGACCGCAAAGGCTTCTACAAATATTGTCACAAGTATTCTGACTGTCCAAATTcttgatgtgtatgcacttattgaccctggttccaccttgtcctatgttaccctttttgttgctatggaatttgggataaAACCGAATCAGCTTCATGAGCAATTTTCGGTGTCTACTCCAGTTGGTGAGTCTATTACGGTTTCTCGAGTTTATAGAGGTTGTGTTGTTACGGTACGGGGTAGGGATACCACGACCGATCTTATTGAATTAgggatggtcgactttgatgtaataatgagaatggattggctttattcatgctttgccaaacttgattgtcgTACTAGAACcatgaggcttgaatttcctaatgagcccgtTGGTGAATGTATGAGAGATAATGTAGTGCCAAAAGGttggtttatttcttaccttaaggccacgaagatgatcaagaaggggtgtatctatcatttagtttGGGTTACGGACACCAATGCCGAGGCACCTAGCCTTGAGTCCGTACTAGTTGTTAATGAATTTTCGGGTAtctttccagatgagctccctGGTATCCCACCAGACAGGGAAATCAATATTGGGATCGATGTGATGCTAGGCACATag